The proteins below come from a single Oncorhynchus tshawytscha isolate Ot180627B linkage group LG22, Otsh_v2.0, whole genome shotgun sequence genomic window:
- the mxra8b gene encoding matrix remodeling-associated protein 8b isoform X2, with product MLLLFLSSAVFFMPSAWGQSSSSLGVVVEARNITLPAGTLAVLPCNSPRMVWTRDRLKDRQRVVHWDLVRSIPEYSVERILDMSPGVKERVYNGFNKGRITIPKTAFTDGNFSLVINNVGATDRGVYSCNLHHHYCQLHQSIKIQLNTTKSARKEKRYWDGDKTVFVVLLGSSVVLPCVNRRPLWTEGQQEDQQQVAHWDWQPPGVRPDLADRLVDLYASGERRQYGPLFPVDKMSVSEDAFSVGDFSLTISNLQPIDKGLYSCHLHHHYCGLHERRIFRLMVGPPLPPPPLVPTAAPAVPAVPAVPHALPNDDPSHNVVELERPRVVNVILPEHRGHFLQQLGYILATFFLLAFIITIVTVLTRRRRKRGLEYDLQRSKWRGHVTGHGDIALDATELKVCNQEHLNSNYKNNLLKERDMSKDRNKEMDGKLWK from the exons GTTCTGCTGTCTTCTTCATGCCCAGTG CATGGGGCCAGAGCAGCAGCAGTctaggtgtggtggtggaggcCCGCAACATCACCCTCCCAGCCGGGACCCTGGCGGTACTGCCCTGCAACAGCCCCCGCATGGTGTGGACCCGGGACCGCCTGAAGGACCGCCAGAGGGTGGTCCACTGGGACCTGGTCCGGAGCATACCAGAGTATTCTGTGGAGAGGATACTGGACATGTCCCCCGGGGTCAAAGAGAGAGTCTACAATGGGTTCAACAAGGGCCGCATAACCATCCCCAAAACCGCCTTCACTGACGGGAACTTCTCCCTCGTCATCAACA ATGTGGGAGCAACTGACCGAGGTGTTTATAGTTGTAACCTGCACCACCACTACTGCCAGCTGCACCAATCCATCAAGATACAACTCAACACCACCAAGTCAG CCCGTAAGGAGAAGCGGTACTGGGACGGGGACAAGACAGTGTTTGTGGTGTTGCTGGGGAGCTCGGTGGTGTTGCCGTGTGTGAACCGGCGGCCCTTGTGGACGGAGGGCCAGCAGGAGGACCAGCAGCAGGTAGCCCACTGGGACTGGCAGCCCCCTGGGGTGAGACCTGATTTGGCTGACCGCCTGGTGGACCTGTACGCTTCCGGAGAGCGCAGACAGTATGGACCGCTCTTCCCTGTGGATAAGATGAGTGTTTCTGAGGATGCCTTCTCTGTAGGGGACTTCTCTCTGACCATCTCTAACCTGCAGCCCATCGACAAGGGCCTGTACTCCTGCCACCTGCACCACCACTACTGTGGCCTGCACGAGAGACGCATCTTCAGACTCATGGTGGGGCCTCCACTCCCCCCACCTCCTCTGGTccccactgcagctcctgctgtTCCCGCTGTCCCCGCTGTCCCCCACGCACTCCCCAATGACGACCCAA GCCACAACGTGGTTGAACTGGAGAGGCCACGAGTCGTCAACGTCATCCTCCCTGAGCACCGAGGGCACTTCCTCCAGCAGCTGGGTTACATCCTGGCTACCTTCTTCCTCCTAGCGTTCATCATCACAATAGTCACTGTGCTTACCCGACGACGCAGAAAGAGAG GGCTGGAGTATGACCTGCAAAGATCTAAATG GAGGGGTCATGTGACTGGCCATGGGGACATTGCATTGGACGCCACAGAGCTGAAGGTCTGCAACCAGGAACACCTGAATTCAA ATTACAAAAACAActtactgaaagagagagatatgtcCAAAGACCGCAATAAAG aAATGGATGGAAAGTTGTGGAAGTGA
- the mxra8b gene encoding matrix remodeling-associated protein 8b isoform X1: MLLLFLSSAVFFMPSAWGQSSSSLGVVVEARNITLPAGTLAVLPCNSPRMVWTRDRLKDRQRVVHWDLVRSIPEYSVERILDMSPGVKERVYNGFNKGRITIPKTAFTDGNFSLVINNVGATDRGVYSCNLHHHYCQLHQSIKIQLNTTKSARKEKRYWDGDKTVFVVLLGSSVVLPCVNRRPLWTEGQQEDQQQVAHWDWQPPGVRPDLADRLVDLYASGERRQYGPLFPVDKMSVSEDAFSVGDFSLTISNLQPIDKGLYSCHLHHHYCGLHERRIFRLMVGPPLPPPPLVPTAAPAVPAVPAVPHALPNDDPSHNVVELERPRVVNVILPEHRGHFLQQLGYILATFFLLAFIITIVTVLTRRRRKRGSVWLEYDLQRSKWRGHVTGHGDIALDATELKVCNQEHLNSNYKNNLLKERDMSKDRNKEMDGKLWK; encoded by the exons GTTCTGCTGTCTTCTTCATGCCCAGTG CATGGGGCCAGAGCAGCAGCAGTctaggtgtggtggtggaggcCCGCAACATCACCCTCCCAGCCGGGACCCTGGCGGTACTGCCCTGCAACAGCCCCCGCATGGTGTGGACCCGGGACCGCCTGAAGGACCGCCAGAGGGTGGTCCACTGGGACCTGGTCCGGAGCATACCAGAGTATTCTGTGGAGAGGATACTGGACATGTCCCCCGGGGTCAAAGAGAGAGTCTACAATGGGTTCAACAAGGGCCGCATAACCATCCCCAAAACCGCCTTCACTGACGGGAACTTCTCCCTCGTCATCAACA ATGTGGGAGCAACTGACCGAGGTGTTTATAGTTGTAACCTGCACCACCACTACTGCCAGCTGCACCAATCCATCAAGATACAACTCAACACCACCAAGTCAG CCCGTAAGGAGAAGCGGTACTGGGACGGGGACAAGACAGTGTTTGTGGTGTTGCTGGGGAGCTCGGTGGTGTTGCCGTGTGTGAACCGGCGGCCCTTGTGGACGGAGGGCCAGCAGGAGGACCAGCAGCAGGTAGCCCACTGGGACTGGCAGCCCCCTGGGGTGAGACCTGATTTGGCTGACCGCCTGGTGGACCTGTACGCTTCCGGAGAGCGCAGACAGTATGGACCGCTCTTCCCTGTGGATAAGATGAGTGTTTCTGAGGATGCCTTCTCTGTAGGGGACTTCTCTCTGACCATCTCTAACCTGCAGCCCATCGACAAGGGCCTGTACTCCTGCCACCTGCACCACCACTACTGTGGCCTGCACGAGAGACGCATCTTCAGACTCATGGTGGGGCCTCCACTCCCCCCACCTCCTCTGGTccccactgcagctcctgctgtTCCCGCTGTCCCCGCTGTCCCCCACGCACTCCCCAATGACGACCCAA GCCACAACGTGGTTGAACTGGAGAGGCCACGAGTCGTCAACGTCATCCTCCCTGAGCACCGAGGGCACTTCCTCCAGCAGCTGGGTTACATCCTGGCTACCTTCTTCCTCCTAGCGTTCATCATCACAATAGTCACTGTGCTTACCCGACGACGCAGAAAGAGAGGTAGCGTGT GGCTGGAGTATGACCTGCAAAGATCTAAATG GAGGGGTCATGTGACTGGCCATGGGGACATTGCATTGGACGCCACAGAGCTGAAGGTCTGCAACCAGGAACACCTGAATTCAA ATTACAAAAACAActtactgaaagagagagatatgtcCAAAGACCGCAATAAAG aAATGGATGGAAAGTTGTGGAAGTGA